A segment of the Flavobacteriales bacterium genome:
GTTTGGGTCAATGTCCTCAAATGACGACTTCTTATCATCCGATATGGTGAGGTCACCGTCCGGTCTACTCACATCCTGGTTCTTGATGTACTCCATTATCACCTCATCCGTCACATTACCTGAATTGGCAGCAAAATAGCCCCTGCCCCAAAAATGTCTGCCCCAGTACTGCTCCGATATGGTCTTGAACTCACTCATCACCTTCCAACTGCTCTTTCCCTTCAGTTTCTTGACCAGATCGCTCACCGATAGATGGGGCGGTACCGATATGGACAGATGTACGTGGTCGAAGTATACATGG
Coding sequences within it:
- the tnpA gene encoding IS200/IS605 family transposase; the protein is YDLKYHVVRITKYRRKVLVGEVAHRVRELIRMICKQHDVETIKGHVYFDHVHLSISVPPHLSVSDLVKKLKGKSSWKVMSEFKTISEQYWGRHFWGRGYFAANSGNVTDEVIMEYIKNQDVSRPDGDLTISDDKKSSFEDIDPNPPT